In one window of Paenarthrobacter nicotinovorans DNA:
- the mltG gene encoding endolytic transglycosylase MltG: MSPVNNDPSSGTAGGGMPLTRKELRARERFLATQNHNVVPVPEATPGEDSLSVETEAELPRPVPAVPAPRVPEAPPASAAPPAANPPAPAAPPVPAQKPVAELQNERGNVEHDDVVHAPVTPEAAPAPQEHAPDHEPAPDHEPAPDHEPGSIDHDGFDHPHAGHGEGELVHAEHSASPLEAHEYAEHDAHYGVAAHDGFHDGLHPDELHHDELHHDELHHDELHHDDHPHELLAPAVTTAAAKAAAKKARRRRRVLALLLTLGVFVAAIAVGAQFLKPLLGMDKVTDYPGPGTGSVVVTVPQGSGPKAVANDLVQKHVVADADSFVKEFASQGGELSPGDFTFRTEMKNSDAVAVLVNKDTSKVMYFALSAGLRITESLEAISKGSGIPMEQLNALNQAPGQFGVPAKAKNLEGFLAPGEYRFELGTSAKDIIQKLVTTTLDELKAQGITDPAKQYDTVTIASIVQAEGGQADYGNVAGAIYNRLKPNNVETSGLIQSDATVTYGLGRKSFHVTEEEKADKSNPYNTYANVGLPVGPIGSPGKTAIDAAAKPTPNDYMYWVTINLDTKETKFSKTLAEHNTYVEQYNAWCQANAGRCV, from the coding sequence GTGAGCCCGGTCAACAACGACCCCTCCAGCGGTACCGCCGGCGGCGGCATGCCGCTGACCCGCAAAGAGCTGCGGGCGCGGGAACGATTCCTCGCCACGCAGAACCACAACGTCGTACCCGTTCCCGAAGCGACCCCCGGCGAAGATTCCTTGTCGGTCGAAACAGAGGCGGAACTTCCACGTCCCGTTCCTGCTGTTCCAGCTCCACGCGTCCCCGAAGCGCCGCCGGCATCTGCAGCCCCGCCTGCCGCCAACCCTCCGGCTCCAGCCGCCCCGCCGGTACCCGCCCAGAAGCCGGTAGCCGAGCTTCAGAATGAGCGCGGGAATGTCGAGCATGATGACGTGGTGCACGCGCCGGTCACCCCCGAAGCAGCCCCTGCGCCCCAAGAACACGCACCGGACCACGAGCCTGCGCCGGACCACGAGCCTGCGCCGGACCATGAGCCTGGGTCGATCGACCATGACGGGTTCGACCACCCCCATGCCGGGCATGGTGAAGGGGAACTGGTCCACGCTGAGCATTCCGCGTCACCCCTCGAAGCCCATGAGTACGCCGAGCATGACGCGCACTACGGCGTAGCAGCCCATGATGGCTTTCACGACGGGCTTCACCCGGATGAGCTCCATCACGATGAACTCCATCACGACGAGCTCCACCACGATGAACTCCACCACGACGATCATCCCCACGAACTGTTGGCGCCTGCAGTGACCACAGCGGCGGCCAAAGCCGCCGCGAAGAAGGCGCGCCGCCGTCGTCGTGTCCTTGCCCTCCTCCTGACGCTGGGAGTGTTCGTCGCTGCCATCGCCGTTGGCGCGCAGTTCCTGAAGCCGTTGCTGGGAATGGACAAGGTTACCGACTACCCGGGACCCGGCACGGGTTCCGTCGTCGTCACGGTGCCCCAAGGCTCTGGACCCAAAGCTGTAGCCAACGACCTCGTGCAGAAACATGTTGTGGCGGACGCCGATTCGTTCGTCAAGGAGTTCGCGAGCCAGGGCGGCGAGTTGTCGCCCGGTGACTTTACGTTCCGGACCGAGATGAAGAACTCGGACGCCGTTGCGGTCCTGGTGAACAAGGACACGTCCAAGGTCATGTACTTCGCGTTGAGCGCTGGATTGCGTATCACCGAGTCCCTGGAAGCCATTTCCAAGGGCTCAGGCATTCCGATGGAGCAGCTCAACGCCCTCAACCAGGCTCCTGGACAGTTCGGCGTTCCGGCCAAGGCCAAGAACCTCGAAGGCTTCCTGGCACCGGGGGAGTATCGCTTTGAACTCGGCACTTCCGCCAAGGACATCATCCAAAAGCTTGTCACCACCACCTTGGATGAACTCAAAGCCCAGGGAATCACCGATCCCGCCAAGCAGTACGACACCGTGACCATCGCCAGCATCGTGCAGGCGGAGGGCGGACAGGCGGACTACGGAAACGTCGCGGGCGCCATCTACAACAGGCTCAAGCCCAACAACGTCGAAACCAGCGGGCTCATCCAATCCGACGCCACGGTAACCTACGGGCTGGGCAGGAAGTCCTTCCATGTCACGGAAGAAGAAAAGGCTGACAAGTCCAACCCGTACAACACGTACGCAAATGTGGGTCTGCCGGTGGGTCCCATCGGTTCTCCGGGCAAGACCGCGATCGATGCCGCGGCCAAGCCGACGCCCAACGACTACATGTACTGGGTAACGATCAACCTGGATACCAAGGAGACCAAGTTCTCCAAGACGCTGGCTGAGCACAACACCTATGTTGAGCAATACAACGCATGGTGCCAGGCCAACGCGGGACGGTGTGTGTGA
- the ruvX gene encoding Holliday junction resolvase RuvX codes for MSARTNDDVYPRGIKLGVDVGTVRVGLAQCDPDGILATPFKTVGRDAKKNSDVRLVVKHAAELPAVQIFVGLPRTMKGEERGSAAMAAEYALLLVEELARAGLDIPVNLVDERLSTVTAHRNLHEAGMSSRNHRKVVDQVAAAGILQHAIDMQKARGTDIGRRVQAPAESEKPSSAPTLQAASGSEPDTSTRGLQL; via the coding sequence GTGTCCGCCCGTACTAACGATGACGTCTACCCCCGGGGTATCAAGCTGGGGGTAGACGTCGGTACCGTCAGGGTCGGCCTTGCCCAGTGCGATCCTGACGGCATTCTCGCCACGCCGTTCAAGACGGTAGGGCGCGATGCCAAAAAGAACTCCGATGTCCGTTTGGTGGTCAAACACGCCGCTGAGCTGCCTGCGGTGCAAATATTTGTCGGCCTTCCCCGCACCATGAAGGGGGAGGAGCGGGGCTCCGCGGCCATGGCTGCCGAGTACGCATTGCTCCTTGTGGAAGAGCTGGCCCGCGCCGGTCTGGACATTCCCGTGAACCTCGTCGATGAGCGGCTTTCCACTGTTACGGCACACCGCAACCTGCACGAAGCTGGCATGAGCAGCAGGAATCACCGTAAAGTGGTTGATCAGGTTGCTGCTGCTGGAATACTCCAGCACGCGATCGACATGCAAAAAGCCAGAGGAACGGACATCGGCCGCCGAGTGCAGGCACCGGCGGAGTCCGAAAAGCCCAGCAGTGCCCCAACGCTGCAGGCTGCCTCAGGCAGTGAACCCGATACTTCAACGAGGGGACTGCAACTGTGA
- the alaS gene encoding alanine--tRNA ligase: MKSQEITKRWVDFFVSKGHTAVPSASLVSSDPSLLFTVAGMVPFIPYLTAREEPPYSRATSVQKCIRTGDIEEVGKTARHGTFFQMCGNFSFGDYFKEDAIKFAFELLTTSVDDGGYGLPAERLWVTVYEEDDEAKELWLKNTGIPAERIQRMGKADNYWSTGQPGPAGPCSEIYYDRGPAYGIEGGPLADETRYIEIWNLVFMQYQIENVRSKVDFDIVGELPKKNIDTGLGMERLAMILQGVENMYETDQVRPVIDKAAELSGREYTSAESPEDPHHTDDVRMRVVADHIRSALMLIADGVAPSNEGRGYVLRRLIRRAVRAMRLLGVEKACLPDLLPASRDAMKGVYPVVETDFARISRIAYAEEKAFLRTIASGTARLEDAVAESKAAGVPLSGADAFALHDTYGFPIDLTLEMAEEAGLKVDEAGFRALMLEQRQRAQADAKGKKGGHADLSAYQELLGKGETVFTGYDELEGEAKVRGIVSAGRAVAHASTGDEIELVLNETPFYAEAGGQSADTGLITGDGFVVEVLDVQRPIKGLSVHKAIVREGEIASDALVRAAVDRERRHAAEQAHTGTHIVHAALHQILGPEATQRGSYNKAGYLRFDFAWGEGLSPATRSEIEEVSNIAIRNNYRVDTKVMGLAEAKALGAMALFGENYGSEVRVVEIDGAWSRELCGGTHVSNTSLIGSLSLLGEQSVGSGNRRVEAFVGLDAFRHLAAERALVTELTELLKVPSGQLADRISSTLNKLKATEKELDRLRKEQLTAAAANLVGTAKDAAGVRVVAHDAGQVGGADDLRNLALDLRSRLGSDAAAVAVAGVSNDRPVILIATNEAAREAGVKAGALVRLAAGILGGGGGGKDDVAQGGGTDAAKVSEALTAVVDAIAKR, encoded by the coding sequence ATGAAGTCGCAGGAGATCACCAAGCGCTGGGTGGACTTTTTTGTCAGCAAGGGCCACACCGCCGTTCCCTCCGCGTCGCTCGTTTCCAGCGACCCGTCACTTCTCTTCACTGTGGCCGGAATGGTGCCGTTCATTCCCTACCTGACCGCCCGCGAAGAGCCGCCCTACAGCCGTGCCACGAGCGTCCAGAAGTGCATCCGCACCGGTGACATCGAGGAGGTAGGCAAGACTGCCCGCCACGGAACGTTCTTCCAGATGTGCGGCAACTTCTCCTTTGGTGATTACTTCAAGGAAGATGCCATCAAGTTCGCCTTCGAACTGCTCACCACCAGCGTGGACGACGGCGGTTACGGACTGCCTGCCGAGCGCCTCTGGGTGACGGTCTACGAAGAGGACGACGAAGCCAAGGAACTGTGGCTCAAGAACACCGGCATCCCGGCTGAGCGTATCCAGCGCATGGGCAAGGCTGACAACTACTGGTCCACCGGGCAGCCCGGCCCCGCCGGCCCATGCTCGGAAATCTACTACGACCGCGGCCCGGCGTACGGCATCGAAGGCGGCCCGCTGGCCGACGAAACCCGGTACATCGAAATCTGGAACCTTGTGTTCATGCAGTACCAGATCGAAAACGTCCGTTCAAAGGTGGACTTCGATATCGTCGGCGAGCTGCCGAAGAAGAACATCGACACCGGCCTGGGCATGGAGCGCCTGGCGATGATCCTCCAGGGCGTCGAGAACATGTACGAGACCGACCAGGTCCGCCCGGTCATCGACAAAGCTGCCGAACTGTCCGGCCGCGAGTACACTTCGGCCGAGTCGCCGGAGGACCCGCACCACACCGATGACGTCCGCATGCGCGTCGTCGCGGACCACATCCGCTCCGCCCTGATGCTCATTGCCGATGGTGTGGCGCCGTCCAACGAAGGCCGTGGCTACGTGCTGCGCCGCCTCATCCGCCGGGCTGTGCGCGCCATGCGCCTCCTCGGTGTCGAGAAGGCATGCCTTCCGGACCTTCTTCCCGCCTCCCGCGACGCCATGAAGGGCGTTTACCCGGTGGTGGAAACCGACTTCGCGCGCATCAGCCGTATTGCTTACGCCGAGGAGAAGGCCTTCCTCCGCACCATTGCTTCGGGAACGGCCCGCCTGGAAGACGCTGTGGCCGAATCGAAAGCTGCAGGAGTTCCGTTGTCCGGCGCCGATGCCTTCGCGCTGCACGACACCTACGGCTTCCCGATCGACCTGACCCTGGAAATGGCCGAAGAAGCCGGCCTCAAGGTTGATGAGGCAGGCTTCCGTGCGCTCATGCTTGAACAGCGCCAGCGCGCACAGGCTGATGCCAAGGGCAAGAAGGGCGGCCACGCCGACCTCAGCGCCTACCAGGAGCTTCTCGGCAAGGGTGAGACCGTCTTTACGGGCTACGACGAACTTGAGGGCGAAGCAAAGGTCCGGGGCATCGTCAGCGCAGGCCGTGCTGTCGCACATGCCTCCACGGGTGACGAAATTGAGCTTGTCCTCAACGAAACCCCGTTCTACGCCGAAGCAGGCGGCCAGTCAGCAGACACCGGCCTCATCACCGGTGACGGCTTCGTGGTGGAGGTCCTTGACGTCCAGCGTCCCATCAAGGGCCTGAGCGTCCACAAGGCCATCGTCCGCGAGGGTGAGATTGCCTCCGACGCACTGGTGCGGGCCGCCGTCGACCGTGAACGCCGCCACGCCGCAGAGCAGGCCCACACCGGAACGCATATTGTCCATGCCGCCCTCCACCAGATCCTTGGGCCCGAAGCTACTCAGCGAGGCTCCTACAACAAGGCCGGCTACCTGCGCTTCGACTTCGCCTGGGGTGAGGGCCTCAGCCCCGCCACGCGTTCCGAGATTGAAGAAGTCTCCAACATCGCCATCCGGAACAACTATCGCGTTGACACCAAGGTGATGGGCCTGGCAGAGGCCAAGGCGCTGGGCGCCATGGCCCTCTTCGGCGAGAACTACGGCAGCGAGGTACGGGTCGTCGAGATCGACGGCGCCTGGTCACGTGAGTTGTGCGGTGGCACCCACGTATCCAACACCTCCCTCATCGGCAGCCTCTCGTTGCTGGGCGAGCAGTCCGTTGGTTCGGGAAACCGGCGCGTCGAGGCCTTCGTGGGCCTGGACGCGTTCCGTCACCTTGCCGCGGAGCGCGCACTGGTGACTGAACTGACCGAGCTTTTGAAGGTCCCGTCCGGCCAGCTTGCCGATCGCATCTCGAGCACGCTGAACAAGCTCAAGGCCACGGAGAAGGAACTCGACCGCCTCCGCAAGGAACAGCTCACGGCAGCGGCCGCCAACCTCGTCGGAACGGCAAAGGACGCAGCCGGCGTGCGCGTAGTTGCCCACGACGCCGGCCAGGTGGGCGGCGCAGATGACCTGCGGAACCTTGCCCTGGACCTGCGCAGCCGTCTCGGTTCGGACGCCGCCGCAGTGGCCGTTGCCGGGGTCAGCAACGATCGCCCGGTCATCCTCATCGCCACCAACGAAGCCGCCCGCGAGGCCGGAGTGAAGGCCGGTGCGCTGGTCCGCCTGGCTGCAGGCATCCTCGGTGGCGGTGGTGGCGGCAAGGACGACGTCGCCCAAGGCGGTGGCACCGACGCTGCGAAGGTCTCTGAGGCCCTCACAGCGGTGGTGGACGCGATTGCCAAGCGCTGA
- a CDS encoding DUF948 domain-containing protein, which translates to MSGGDIAGLIAAGVFALLVLLLAVPILKLGGVFDEVRTSIRSISDGATPLMDEVTATVTTTNQQLKKVDGIASNVSDASANISALSSLVAATVGSPLIKVAAFSYGVRSAFAARRTPSSGRRSR; encoded by the coding sequence ATGTCTGGTGGCGACATTGCCGGCCTCATCGCAGCAGGAGTCTTCGCGCTCCTGGTTCTGCTGTTGGCTGTGCCCATTCTGAAGTTGGGCGGCGTTTTCGATGAGGTCCGCACCTCCATCCGTTCGATCAGCGACGGCGCCACGCCTTTGATGGACGAAGTGACTGCCACGGTCACTACCACCAACCAGCAGCTGAAGAAGGTCGATGGCATCGCCTCCAACGTCTCGGACGCGTCAGCCAACATCTCCGCGCTGTCCTCGCTCGTGGCCGCCACGGTTGGGTCGCCGCTGATCAAGGTGGCTGCTTTCAGCTACGGAGTCCGCTCGGCTTTCGCCGCACGCCGGACCCCTTCCTCCGGCCGTCGCAGCCGCTGA
- the rpsD gene encoding 30S ribosomal protein S4, with product MANNTRARRTARLSRALGIALTPKAAKYMERRPYGPGEHGRARKKQDSDYAVRLREKQRLRAQYGIREAQMTRAFEEARRTKGLTGENLVELLEMRLDALVLRAGFARTIAQARQLVVHRHIMVDGVRVDRPSFRVGEGQLIHVHSRSEVMAPFQVAAAGAHVLNNVPAYLDVKIDALQARLVRRPKRSEVPVICEEQLVVEFYAR from the coding sequence GTGGCTAACAACACTCGTGCTCGCCGTACCGCACGCCTTTCGCGTGCACTCGGCATTGCTCTGACCCCCAAGGCCGCCAAGTACATGGAGCGCCGCCCGTACGGCCCCGGTGAGCACGGCCGTGCCCGCAAGAAGCAGGACTCCGACTACGCCGTACGTCTGCGCGAAAAGCAGCGTCTGCGCGCCCAGTACGGCATCCGCGAAGCCCAGATGACCCGTGCCTTCGAAGAAGCACGCCGCACCAAGGGCCTGACCGGTGAAAACCTGGTCGAGCTGCTCGAAATGCGTCTGGACGCCCTCGTGCTCCGTGCAGGCTTTGCCCGCACCATCGCACAGGCACGCCAGCTCGTCGTGCACCGCCACATCATGGTTGACGGCGTCCGCGTGGACCGCCCGTCCTTCCGCGTTGGCGAAGGCCAGCTCATCCACGTTCACAGCCGCTCCGAGGTCATGGCACCGTTCCAGGTCGCCGCTGCCGGTGCACACGTCCTGAACAACGTGCCCGCATACCTGGACGTCAAGATCGACGCCCTGCAGGCACGCCTGGTTCGTCGCCCGAAGCGCTCTGAGGTCCCCGTGATCTGCGAAGAGCAGCTCGTCGTCGAATTCTACGCTCGCTAA
- a CDS encoding replication-associated recombination protein A, with translation MEDLFGAGAVDDDESEEQPAAGGPSDANWMASQRSPLAVRMRPRTLDDVVGQQHLLGHGSPLRQLAAGAEAAGPAGPSSVILWGPPGTGKTTLAHVIARGPGRKFVELSAITAGVKDVRRVMDEALTARDLYKKTTVLFLDEIHRFNKAQQDALLPGVENRWVVLVAATTENPSFSVVSPLLSRSLLLTLKPMTDDDISGLLQRAVSDARGLAGRVELSPEALDHLVRLSGGDARRALTALEAAAGVAFGDSAAVDDPAAVEGEAPDAAVLVELRHTERALDAAAVRYDRAGDQHYDVASAFIKSIRGSDVDAALHYLARMLEAGEDPRFVARRIVISAAEDIGMADPTALQTAVAAAQAVQLIGMPEGRIVLAEAVVHLATAPKSNAAYMGLNKAVADVRAGYGGGIPMHLRDAHYPGAKQLGHGTSYKYAHDEPHGIATQQYPPDDLVGKDYYQPTNNGAERDIAARLERLRKIVRGE, from the coding sequence GTGGAAGATCTCTTTGGTGCCGGCGCAGTGGACGACGACGAGTCGGAGGAGCAGCCTGCCGCAGGGGGACCCTCGGACGCCAACTGGATGGCGTCCCAACGCAGTCCGCTGGCAGTGCGGATGCGGCCACGGACCTTGGACGACGTTGTGGGACAGCAGCACCTGCTCGGTCATGGTTCCCCGCTCCGGCAACTGGCGGCCGGCGCAGAGGCTGCCGGTCCGGCCGGCCCCAGCTCGGTGATCCTTTGGGGGCCGCCTGGAACAGGAAAGACCACCCTGGCGCATGTGATCGCCCGCGGTCCCGGCCGGAAGTTTGTTGAGTTGTCTGCGATCACCGCCGGCGTCAAAGACGTACGCCGGGTCATGGACGAGGCCCTGACGGCCCGTGACCTGTACAAGAAGACCACCGTCCTGTTCCTGGACGAGATCCACCGCTTCAACAAGGCCCAACAGGATGCCCTCCTGCCGGGGGTTGAGAACCGCTGGGTCGTGCTGGTGGCAGCAACCACGGAAAACCCGTCCTTCTCGGTGGTCTCGCCCCTGTTGTCGCGTTCGCTGCTGCTGACGCTGAAGCCGATGACTGACGATGACATCTCGGGACTGCTGCAGAGGGCAGTGTCCGACGCCCGCGGACTCGCGGGCCGCGTTGAGCTCAGCCCGGAAGCGCTGGACCATCTCGTGCGGCTGTCCGGAGGCGACGCCCGGCGTGCGTTGACGGCATTGGAAGCCGCTGCCGGGGTAGCTTTCGGTGACTCAGCCGCCGTCGACGACCCGGCCGCCGTCGAAGGCGAAGCGCCGGACGCCGCGGTGCTGGTGGAACTCCGCCACACGGAACGGGCCTTGGACGCTGCGGCGGTGCGCTATGACCGCGCGGGGGACCAGCACTATGACGTCGCCAGCGCGTTCATCAAGTCCATCCGCGGCTCGGATGTGGATGCGGCACTGCACTATCTGGCCCGGATGCTCGAAGCCGGGGAGGACCCGCGCTTCGTGGCCCGACGGATCGTGATCTCCGCCGCCGAGGACATCGGCATGGCCGACCCCACCGCATTGCAGACCGCCGTGGCAGCGGCGCAGGCAGTGCAGTTGATCGGCATGCCTGAGGGCCGCATTGTGCTGGCCGAGGCCGTGGTGCACCTTGCAACGGCGCCTAAATCCAACGCCGCCTACATGGGCTTGAACAAAGCGGTGGCGGATGTGCGTGCAGGCTATGGCGGCGGCATTCCGATGCATTTGCGGGATGCCCACTATCCCGGTGCCAAGCAACTGGGCCACGGCACCAGCTACAAATACGCCCACGATGAGCCGCACGGGATAGCCACCCAGCAGTACCCGCCGGACGACCTCGTCGGCAAGGACTACTACCAGCCCACCAACAACGGCGCGGAGCGGGATATTGCGGCCAGGTTGGAGCGGCTCCGCAAGATCGTCCGCGGCGAGTAG
- a CDS encoding Vms1/Ankzf1 family peptidyl-tRNA hydrolase — MHRPASAPQRRGGSRTALVPAERLQGWVARFASSHGPVEEDLDDGGLLLRAADGSEALLRPPWPADGRPGRGATELDRLASLATQERGLGLLLVRRGGYALAAASGSTILASKSGSRFIDAKTTAEHAARIFSGHRIEYIVPGGDRTLVDQVLAHASLKAVAGRTRLAFLDVQEPKPAVLPKAAADACSVRITVSDAPVQQPPQQPPGARFSGA, encoded by the coding sequence GTGCACCGCCCAGCATCAGCCCCGCAACGTAGGGGCGGCAGCAGGACCGCCTTAGTGCCCGCGGAAAGGCTGCAGGGGTGGGTGGCCCGGTTCGCCTCAAGCCACGGCCCGGTTGAGGAAGACCTGGACGACGGCGGCTTGCTGCTGCGGGCGGCCGACGGAAGTGAGGCCTTGCTGCGACCGCCGTGGCCGGCTGATGGCAGGCCGGGGCGCGGGGCGACAGAGCTGGACCGGCTCGCCTCGCTCGCCACCCAGGAGCGCGGTCTCGGGCTGTTGCTGGTCCGGAGGGGTGGCTACGCCCTGGCTGCTGCCAGCGGTTCCACCATCTTGGCCTCGAAAAGCGGTTCGCGCTTTATCGACGCCAAAACCACGGCGGAACACGCCGCACGGATCTTCTCCGGCCACAGGATTGAGTACATCGTTCCCGGTGGTGACCGGACCTTGGTGGACCAGGTCCTCGCCCACGCATCCCTCAAGGCAGTTGCCGGCCGGACAAGGCTCGCCTTCCTGGATGTCCAGGAACCGAAGCCAGCCGTCCTGCCAAAAGCTGCAGCTGACGCCTGCTCCGTCCGGATTACGGTGTCGGATGCACCTGTTCAGCAACCGCCTCAGCAGCCGCCGGGCGCTCGTTTCAGCGGCGCCTGA
- a CDS encoding GNAT family N-acetyltransferase gives MMEQALLEDLMDKAWPALDREETGEWVLRASEGVTQRANSVWPRVSHQTGHDGISRSVQAAARWYRDRRLPLIFQVFNDPRSEALNTVLDEQRFTRQSETRIMVRDAAGTSAAAPGPGVEINDHPTREWLDLWWSVDGRGGEAELLVAHRILAACPSLYALLRDDDGVPAAVGRLALVDGWGGIYSMATSPAHRRRGYGTRILDALLRAGSQRRLEGFWLLVTAANQGARDLYLQAGFTDQGGYLYRQAPLKRAPGGC, from the coding sequence ATGATGGAGCAAGCACTCCTTGAAGACCTCATGGATAAGGCCTGGCCTGCCCTTGACCGGGAGGAGACGGGGGAGTGGGTGCTGCGCGCTTCGGAGGGAGTGACGCAACGGGCAAACTCAGTGTGGCCCAGGGTGTCCCACCAGACCGGACACGACGGCATCAGCCGGTCGGTCCAGGCCGCCGCGCGCTGGTACCGGGACCGGCGGCTTCCCCTGATCTTCCAGGTCTTCAACGATCCCCGCAGCGAAGCCCTCAATACCGTCCTGGACGAGCAGCGCTTCACCCGGCAGTCAGAAACCAGGATCATGGTCAGGGACGCTGCCGGGACATCCGCGGCTGCCCCCGGGCCTGGCGTAGAAATCAACGACCATCCCACCCGGGAATGGTTGGACCTGTGGTGGTCGGTGGATGGCCGCGGCGGCGAGGCAGAGCTGTTGGTCGCCCACAGAATTCTTGCCGCGTGCCCCTCGCTCTACGCCCTGCTGAGGGACGACGACGGCGTTCCCGCCGCCGTCGGGCGTCTCGCCTTGGTGGACGGCTGGGGCGGTATCTACAGCATGGCGACATCGCCGGCGCACCGCAGGCGTGGATACGGTACAAGGATTCTGGATGCGTTGTTGCGCGCCGGAAGCCAACGGCGACTCGAAGGGTTCTGGCTGCTGGTTACCGCGGCCAATCAAGGAGCCCGGGACCTCTACTTGCAGGCGGGTTTTACTGACCAGGGTGGCTATCTTTATCGTCAGGCGCCGCTGAAACGAGCGCCCGGCGGCTGCTGA
- the aspS gene encoding aspartate--tRNA ligase produces the protein MLRTHDLGSLRSEHIGQTVTLAGWVGRRRDHGGVAFVDLRDASGVAQVVVREEEVFHGLRNEYVLQVTGTVNKRPEGNENPALATGEIEVIADNVVILNTSEPLPFQIDEHVEVGEEARLKHRYLDLRRPGPARNMRLRSEANRVARELLHQRGYVEIETPTLTRSTPEGARDFVVPARLAPGSWYALPQSPQLFKQLLQVGGFEKYYQIARCYRDEDFRADRQPEFTQLDIEASFVDQDDVIELGEAIVKALWQLIDVEIPTPIRRMTYLDAMAKYGSDKPDLRFGVELTELTDFFKDTNFGVFKAPYVGAVVMPGGASQPRRTLDGWQEFAKQRGHKGLAYVLYKEDGELAGPVAKNLTETERAGLADAVGAKPGDCIFFAAGEKSAARALLGAARVEIGHRTGLIDPNDWAFVWIVDAPMFEPAAAAVASGDVAVGGGQWTAVHHAFTSPKPEFLDTFDKDPESALSYAYDIVCNGNEIGGGSIRIHDRAVQERVFQLMGLDKEDAETKFGFLLEGFKYGAPPHGGMALGWDRVVALLAGVESIRDVIAFPKSGNGYDPLTAAPAPITAQQRKEAGVDFKPEAKPAAKPATASE, from the coding sequence GTGCTGCGCACACATGACCTCGGATCACTTCGTTCCGAGCACATTGGACAAACCGTTACCCTTGCCGGCTGGGTGGGCCGGCGCCGTGATCACGGTGGCGTTGCATTCGTTGACCTGCGCGACGCGTCCGGCGTTGCCCAGGTGGTTGTCCGTGAGGAGGAGGTCTTCCACGGCCTCCGGAACGAGTACGTCCTCCAGGTGACGGGCACGGTCAACAAGCGTCCCGAAGGCAACGAAAACCCTGCCCTGGCGACGGGTGAAATTGAGGTCATCGCCGACAACGTGGTTATCCTCAACACTTCCGAGCCCCTTCCGTTCCAGATCGACGAGCACGTTGAGGTTGGCGAGGAAGCACGTCTCAAGCACCGCTACCTCGACCTCCGCCGCCCCGGCCCCGCACGCAACATGCGCCTCCGTTCGGAAGCCAACCGCGTAGCGCGTGAGCTCCTCCACCAGCGTGGTTACGTCGAGATCGAAACGCCCACGCTGACGCGTTCGACGCCGGAAGGCGCCCGTGACTTCGTTGTTCCGGCCCGCTTGGCCCCGGGTTCCTGGTACGCCCTCCCGCAGTCGCCGCAGCTTTTCAAGCAGCTTCTCCAGGTGGGTGGCTTCGAGAAGTACTACCAAATCGCCCGCTGTTACCGCGATGAGGACTTCCGCGCAGACCGCCAGCCGGAGTTCACCCAGCTGGACATCGAAGCCAGCTTCGTGGACCAGGACGACGTCATTGAACTCGGCGAGGCAATCGTCAAAGCACTGTGGCAGCTGATCGACGTCGAAATCCCTACGCCGATCCGCCGCATGACGTACCTGGACGCCATGGCCAAGTACGGCTCCGACAAGCCGGACCTGCGTTTCGGTGTTGAGCTGACTGAACTGACCGACTTCTTCAAGGACACCAACTTCGGCGTCTTCAAGGCCCCTTACGTTGGTGCTGTCGTGATGCCGGGCGGCGCTTCCCAGCCACGCCGTACACTGGACGGCTGGCAGGAATTTGCCAAGCAGCGCGGTCACAAGGGCTTGGCCTACGTGCTCTACAAGGAAGACGGCGAACTGGCCGGTCCGGTCGCCAAGAACCTCACCGAAACCGAGCGTGCAGGCCTGGCGGACGCTGTTGGTGCGAAACCGGGAGACTGCATCTTCTTCGCAGCCGGCGAGAAGTCTGCCGCCCGGGCACTGCTCGGTGCCGCGCGCGTTGAGATCGGTCACCGTACCGGCCTCATCGATCCCAACGACTGGGCTTTCGTATGGATCGTGGACGCCCCGATGTTCGAGCCGGCCGCCGCTGCTGTCGCTTCCGGTGACGTGGCAGTTGGCGGTGGCCAGTGGACAGCAGTGCACCACGCCTTCACCTCGCCCAAGCCCGAATTCCTGGACACGTTCGACAAGGACCCGGAGTCGGCCCTGTCCTACGCCTACGACATCGTCTGCAACGGCAACGAAATCGGCGGCGGTTCCATCCGTATCCACGACCGGGCCGTGCAGGAACGGGTGTTCCAGCTCATGGGCCTGGACAAGGAAGACGCTGAGACGAAGTTCGGCTTCCTCCTGGAGGGCTTCAAGTACGGCGCACCTCCCCACGGCGGAATGGCGCTCGGCTGGGACCGCGTCGTCGCGTTGCTCGCCGGTGTGGAGTCCATCCGCGACGTCATCGCCTTCCCGAAGTCGGGCAACGGCTATGACCCGCTGACTGCGGCGCCTGCTCCGATCACGGCGCAGCAGCGCAAGGAAGCAGGCGTCGACTTCAAGCCGGAGGCCAAACCTGCGGCCAAGCCGGCAACCGCGTCCGAGTAA